The Hyphomicrobium sp. MC1 genome window below encodes:
- a CDS encoding 2,4'-dihydroxyacetophenone dioxygenase family protein, giving the protein MTIITPVKTEYVTFDPPALGHLGMIPELVVPPPQDERIWVLLEPNVWFRPLFFDMSAGAHGEVLRVKKGGVLSRHRHPSPVHGFVLKGSWRYLEHTWRATEGSYVLEPPGETHTLTCDSGEEMQTVFFILGPTLYIDENDKVTLVEDNFQLIEACRAHYEAVGLGADFVNQFIR; this is encoded by the coding sequence ATGACAATCATTACGCCGGTAAAAACGGAATACGTGACGTTCGACCCGCCAGCGCTGGGTCATCTAGGAATGATCCCTGAACTTGTGGTGCCGCCCCCTCAGGACGAGCGAATCTGGGTGCTTCTCGAACCCAACGTCTGGTTTCGTCCGCTCTTCTTCGACATGAGCGCCGGCGCACACGGCGAAGTTTTGCGCGTGAAGAAGGGAGGCGTGCTCTCTCGTCATCGCCATCCATCGCCAGTGCATGGCTTTGTTCTCAAAGGAAGTTGGCGCTACCTGGAACATACGTGGCGCGCCACGGAAGGCTCTTATGTTCTCGAACCACCAGGCGAGACGCACACGCTCACGTGCGATAGCGGCGAGGAAATGCAAACGGTCTTCTTTATACTGGGGCCGACGCTCTACATCGACGAGAATGACAAGGTGACTCTCGTCGAGGACAATTTCCAGCTGATCGAAGCGTGCAGGGCGCACTACGAAGCGGTCGGCCTCGGAGCAGATTTCGTCAATCAGTTCATCCGCTGA
- a CDS encoding flavin reductase family protein has product MMVVSDWTSPEDSVDFRQALGCFPTGITIITGLTDDGIRFGLTASSFQSVSLAPPLVLYSVRRGAASIDLVKSSGTFCVNVLRDEHAELAKRFAAPVADRFHGIEWHSGGLGCPVLPDAIANFECRLWATYDGGDHEIVIGEVVALKRAPGGNPLVYFRGEFHPIIPLNER; this is encoded by the coding sequence ATGATGGTCGTGAGTGACTGGACGAGCCCGGAAGACTCGGTTGATTTCCGGCAAGCTCTGGGATGCTTTCCGACCGGTATCACAATCATCACCGGCCTCACCGATGATGGCATCCGCTTCGGATTGACGGCATCTTCGTTCCAATCCGTGAGTCTGGCGCCGCCATTGGTTCTCTATAGCGTCCGAAGGGGCGCCGCCAGCATCGATCTCGTGAAAAGCAGCGGCACTTTCTGTGTGAACGTTCTTCGAGATGAGCATGCGGAATTGGCCAAACGGTTCGCAGCGCCTGTTGCCGATCGTTTCCACGGTATCGAATGGCACAGCGGTGGCTTGGGGTGCCCGGTGCTCCCCGATGCGATCGCGAATTTCGAATGTCGCCTCTGGGCAACGTACGATGGAGGCGACCATGAAATCGTTATCGGAGAGGTTGTCGCGCTGAAGCGTGCACCGGGAGGCAATCCACTCGTCTACTTCCGCGGTGAGTTCCATCCGATCATCCCTCTCAACGAACGCTAA
- a CDS encoding acyl-CoA dehydrogenase family protein, translated as MMTTTWGDAPYYGLDAEFDPDWLLTAEQKELRRELIEVCHDVLRPNAIESDKTNVYPRANLEALAKLRLLAAIAPKEFGGRGENHVGVMMIAETIARYGCPSTALIYMMHMVAVAGLVYRAKGNPEIEKLLSRIDSECLVGTASYTDPETGGHFWYPKMSGAERVEGGWHVHKKAAWTTSSGYADWYISQTTSPDFDGNYGNLSVFLFYKDEVMGSPGKWDALGMHGNQSGPVEIDTIIPRERIVGWPGDGAMSNDEAIDPLAMLIYAGAYNGVGLACIDVAKKHVTRKAHAQFGRRVADYPTIQDTFGRAIMDGQASRLYAYSLAKALDDATDGGRWDIYYKDPKAMPRAKFSLWCFQAKFLATRFSFEVSDKMLQACGGRGYMRDLELERLLRDSKAGWIMGPSNEVTAQIIGKWGLFGAGSIDWWNRKVDEPVLMNELEKLDDAGKHRIIQKLTSELKTRTAAE; from the coding sequence ATGATGACGACGACGTGGGGCGATGCCCCTTATTACGGCCTGGACGCGGAATTCGATCCGGATTGGCTGCTGACTGCCGAGCAGAAAGAACTCCGCCGTGAATTGATTGAGGTTTGTCACGACGTTCTGCGGCCGAACGCAATCGAATCCGACAAAACGAATGTCTACCCACGCGCCAATCTCGAAGCTCTCGCCAAACTTCGCCTCTTAGCTGCGATCGCTCCGAAGGAATTCGGAGGGCGAGGAGAAAACCACGTCGGCGTCATGATGATTGCAGAGACGATTGCACGCTACGGCTGTCCATCGACAGCGCTTATTTACATGATGCACATGGTGGCGGTTGCGGGCTTGGTCTACCGCGCCAAAGGCAATCCCGAAATCGAAAAGCTGCTATCGCGGATCGACAGCGAGTGTCTCGTTGGCACGGCTTCCTATACCGATCCTGAGACTGGCGGTCATTTCTGGTATCCGAAGATGTCGGGCGCGGAGCGTGTCGAAGGCGGCTGGCATGTCCACAAGAAGGCCGCTTGGACGACGTCATCGGGTTACGCCGATTGGTACATCTCCCAAACAACGAGCCCCGATTTCGACGGAAACTACGGCAATCTTTCCGTCTTTCTCTTTTACAAAGACGAAGTGATGGGATCGCCCGGCAAGTGGGACGCTTTGGGCATGCACGGCAATCAGTCCGGCCCCGTCGAGATCGACACCATTATTCCGAGAGAGCGCATCGTTGGCTGGCCGGGAGACGGCGCCATGTCGAACGATGAAGCCATCGATCCGTTAGCGATGCTGATATACGCCGGTGCCTACAATGGCGTTGGCCTTGCGTGCATCGATGTTGCCAAGAAACACGTGACACGGAAGGCGCATGCGCAGTTCGGCCGCCGTGTCGCCGACTATCCGACAATCCAGGATACGTTCGGGCGGGCGATCATGGACGGTCAGGCATCGCGCCTCTATGCCTATTCCCTCGCCAAAGCGCTGGATGACGCGACAGACGGCGGACGTTGGGACATCTACTACAAAGATCCCAAGGCTATGCCGCGCGCGAAATTCTCGCTCTGGTGTTTCCAGGCCAAGTTTCTGGCGACGCGTTTCTCTTTCGAAGTCTCCGACAAGATGCTGCAAGCCTGCGGCGGGCGCGGCTATATGCGCGATCTCGAATTGGAACGCTTACTTCGAGATTCAAAAGCCGGTTGGATCATGGGACCTTCGAATGAAGTCACGGCGCAGATCATCGGGAAATGGGGACTTTTTGGAGCCGGTTCGATCGATTGGTGGAATAGGAAAGTCGACGAACCGGTGTTGATGAATGAGCTGGAAAAACTCGACGACGCGGGCAAGCATCGCATCATTCAAAAGCTGACCTCTGAACTCAAGACGAGGACCGCAGCCGAATGA
- a CDS encoding helix-turn-helix domain-containing protein — MSFTALFRHSLFVHKFSSCLSKFARHNFDMMKAMTDKNLLCDERSDISSAKAWIGKLGGRPARQRSFAASSVLAVGHFHFDGLAEEVEAPELPFHYISVTLSGPLRIEARLGGEKVEARVLPGQSMILAAGRSNIWRWDQPTEEAHVFLRADFLDGVAADIGRRRVEILNRMAFNDVYLRHTILSLADEMTRFGSISTIFFDMAAELLARRILLRHCQRNFEGATNRAGALTAKQLRRVLSLVHDRLADDISLDDLASAAGLSRFHFVRAFKAAVGKPPHRWLVGLRIERAKELLLVRDMTIIEVAACVGFDSQSHFGQVFLDQVGMCPRDWRRKALC; from the coding sequence TTGAGTTTCACTGCTTTATTCCGCCATTCCTTGTTCGTGCATAAATTTTCATCTTGTCTATCGAAATTTGCAAGGCATAATTTCGATATGATGAAAGCAATGACCGATAAAAATCTCCTCTGTGATGAGCGGTCCGATATTTCATCGGCGAAAGCTTGGATCGGCAAGCTGGGCGGGCGCCCCGCGCGCCAGCGAAGTTTTGCGGCATCGTCCGTCCTTGCCGTCGGTCATTTTCATTTCGATGGTTTAGCCGAAGAGGTCGAAGCACCAGAGCTGCCATTTCACTATATCTCGGTGACGTTATCGGGGCCCTTGCGCATTGAGGCTCGCCTTGGCGGCGAAAAAGTCGAGGCGCGCGTACTGCCCGGCCAATCGATGATCTTGGCCGCGGGACGAAGCAATATTTGGCGCTGGGATCAACCGACGGAAGAAGCCCATGTTTTCCTGCGGGCGGATTTTCTCGACGGTGTCGCTGCTGACATTGGAAGAAGGCGCGTAGAAATCCTGAATCGGATGGCATTCAATGACGTATACCTACGCCATACCATCTTGTCTCTTGCCGATGAAATGACGCGTTTCGGCAGTATTTCGACGATATTCTTCGATATGGCCGCGGAGCTTTTGGCGCGACGTATTCTGCTGCGCCATTGCCAAAGAAATTTTGAAGGAGCAACAAATAGAGCCGGAGCGCTGACTGCCAAGCAGTTGCGCCGTGTCCTCTCGCTCGTTCATGATCGCCTTGCAGACGATATCTCGCTTGATGATCTCGCGAGCGCCGCCGGCCTGAGCCGATTTCATTTTGTGAGGGCGTTCAAAGCCGCCGTCGGAAAGCCACCGCATCGCTGGCTTGTGGGCCTGCGCATTGAGCGCGCCAAGGAACTGCTGCTGGTGCGTGACATGACAATTATCGAGGTCGCTGCGTGCGTGGGCTTTGACAGTCAGAGTCACTTCGGCCAAGTCTTCCTTGATCAAGTTGGAATGTGTCCGCGAGATTGGCGCCGTAAGGCGCTGTGCTGA
- a CDS encoding cupin domain-containing protein, producing the protein MKLNDGSAAASDSQDEDLTPTQVGAEIRDLRKAKRLTIKELSLAASVSVGHLSEIERGIASPSIKTLKDIAKALSVTIGWFLHNAEGCDPAEREHIVRADNRRILRFASGVTDELLSPNLRGQLELVMSRFPPGTAEAEPAYSHQGEEAGLVLSGSFELWIGEQHFTLQAGDSFSFPSTTPHRYSNPGDVEAVVIWAITPPTY; encoded by the coding sequence GTGAAACTCAACGACGGCTCGGCTGCTGCTTCGGACAGCCAAGATGAGGACCTGACGCCAACGCAGGTGGGCGCCGAGATTCGCGATCTTCGGAAGGCCAAGCGCCTGACGATCAAAGAACTCTCTCTGGCCGCATCGGTATCAGTCGGACACTTGAGCGAAATCGAGCGCGGCATCGCATCACCCAGCATCAAGACGCTCAAAGACATTGCGAAGGCACTTAGCGTCACGATCGGCTGGTTTCTTCATAATGCCGAGGGCTGCGATCCGGCCGAGCGGGAGCACATCGTCCGAGCGGATAATCGCCGTATCTTGCGTTTTGCCTCCGGCGTCACAGACGAATTGCTATCTCCGAACTTGCGCGGACAGCTCGAACTGGTGATGTCGCGCTTCCCCCCGGGCACCGCCGAAGCTGAGCCAGCTTACTCCCATCAAGGCGAAGAAGCGGGGCTCGTCCTTTCGGGCTCGTTCGAACTGTGGATCGGAGAACAACACTTCACGTTACAGGCAGGAGACAGCTTCAGCTTTCCGTCGACGACGCCACATCGCTATAGCAATCCCGGAGACGTCGAAGCCGTCGTTATTTGGGCGATCACACCACCCACGTACTGA
- a CDS encoding helix-turn-helix domain-containing protein, with protein sequence MAQAKTSKREDKTKTRSREEASELAVGSRLKAVREAAGLSQRELAKRAGVTNATVSMIEQETHAPSLASLHRLLTSIPISLADFFALPVSQKNALFYDEGDLAVVSRGAADLRVLAGERREKKLQMFIERYKPGAGTGDDPIVFEGETAVIVIEGSIEVEAGGEVRRLTKGGGYQLFGRVPYRLRNVGKTVAVIACACTPPII encoded by the coding sequence ATGGCTCAAGCGAAAACGTCAAAACGTGAAGACAAGACGAAGACACGCTCCCGCGAAGAGGCAAGCGAGCTTGCGGTCGGTTCGAGGCTTAAGGCTGTGCGGGAGGCCGCAGGCCTTTCCCAGCGAGAGCTTGCCAAGCGCGCCGGCGTGACGAACGCTACAGTATCTATGATCGAGCAGGAGACGCATGCTCCATCGCTCGCATCTCTTCATCGCTTGCTCACGTCGATCCCGATCTCGCTGGCCGATTTCTTCGCCTTACCCGTCTCGCAGAAAAACGCACTTTTCTACGACGAGGGGGACCTGGCCGTTGTTTCGAGAGGTGCAGCAGATCTCCGTGTGCTTGCGGGTGAGCGCCGTGAAAAGAAGCTTCAAATGTTCATTGAGCGCTATAAGCCCGGCGCGGGTACAGGTGACGATCCGATTGTCTTTGAGGGCGAAACCGCAGTTATCGTCATTGAAGGTTCGATCGAAGTCGAAGCTGGCGGCGAGGTGCGGCGTCTGACGAAAGGCGGCGGCTACCAGCTTTTCGGCAGGGTGCCTTACCGCCTTCGCAATGTCGGAAAAACGGTCGCCGTCATTGCCTGCGCCTGCACGCCTCCGATTATTTGA